The Verrucomicrobiaceae bacterium DNA window CCTACGCGATGTGGGTGTCACAGAAGTGGAGGCGTTGGGGAAGGCTTTTGATCCGAATCTCCATGATGCAGTCTCCCAAGAGGCCAGTGCCGATGTGGCAGAGGGCACGGTGCTCAGAGTCACACGCCGTGGCTTCAAGCTAAAAGACCGCCTGCTGCGTCCGACCAGCGTGATTGTCTCCAGCGGACCTGCTGCGTAATTCCATTTCCACCGTTACCCCTTTCCTATCCCCATCATGGCCGATAAACGCGACTATTACGAGGTTCTGGGCGTCTCACGCGACGTCAGTGCCGAAGACCTGAAAAAGGCCTACCGCAAGCTCGCGGTGCAGTTCCATCCTGACAAGAATCCGGGTGATAAGACCGCTGAGGATAAGTTCAAGCAAGTGGGCGAGGCCTACGATGTGCTGAGTGATGCAGATAAACGTGCTGCCTACGATCGCTATGGGCACGCTGCCTTTACACAGGGCGGCATGGGTGGCCCAGCGGGGGCGGGTGGCGGCGGCGGTGGCTTCCATGACGCGTATGACATCTTCAACCAGATGTTTGGCGGTGGTGGCGGCGGTGGCGGTGGCATTTTCGAAGCATTTTTCGGCGGCGGTGGCGGTCGCCAGCGGCGTAGCGATGGCCCGCAGCGCGGGAGCGATCTACGCATCGGGATCGAGATCAGTCTGGAGGATGCAGCGCACGGCATCGAGCGCGAGATCGACTACAAGCGCCTCCATAGCTGCAAAACTTGCCGAGGTAATGGCTCGACGAGTGGTGCCGGGAAAAAAACCTGCCGCACCTGCGGTGGTCACGGCCAGGTCATCATGTCACGCGGCATTTTCCAAGTTCAGCAGACCTGCCCTGACTGCAAAGGGGAGGGCGAGACAGTCTCTGACCCTTGCCGCGATTGCCGTGGTAGTGGGATGAGTGAGGAGAAGGCCAAAGTGCGTGTCAAAGTGCCAGCCGGCATCGAAGACGGCTCTCGTCTGCGCAGCACGGGCAATGGCAACGCGGGGGTCAAAAATGGCCCAAACGGTGACCTCTACGTCGTGGTGCAGGTGCGTGGGCATGAGATCTTTGAGAGAGAGGGAGATGACTTGCATTGTCACATGCCGCTGAGTTTCCCAGTCGCCGCTCTAGGCGGAGAGATCATGGTGCCGACGATGGGCGGCAAGGCTGCGGTAAAGATCCCTGCGGGCACGCAAAATGGCACCACCTTCCGCCTGCGCGGCAAGGGAATGCCTGTGCTAGGCTCCAGCGCCACGGGAGATCTGTATGTCCATGTCCAGATCGCTGTGCCGACGAAGCTCAATAGCGACCAGCGCAGTCAGCTCGATGCGTATGCGAAATCCCTGGGTGAGACCACCTCACCGATGGAGGAGAGCTTTTTCGAGAAAGCGAAAAAGTTCTTCAAATAGAGCTCCAGCAGACACCGAGCCGCTCTTTCCGCGATGGAGTGGGTGGGCGGTGTATCAGGCCAGTTTCAGAGTCTTGGCGCCTTCGTCGATGAGGTGCCAGAAATGCTTTGACTGGCTGAGAGCCTGGTCTTCGCCACCACCGGGCAGATTGCTACGGAAGAGAAAATCTTGAAGCGTATTGGCGTGTAGCACACGGTGGACGCGGACATGCCCGCCATCGAGACCGAAGTAGATGCGGTAGTCACCCGCGCGGGAGCGGTAAAAGCGCTTCCCACTGCGCTCCAGGACGCCATAGCGGGCGGAGAGGATGTCATCACGGGCATCCGCAGGCTGGATGTTGAGCGCCTCTAGGAGCTGGAATTGCACCTTGGAGGGCAGGCGTGAGAGCTCCGCTGCACTGATGTCATTAAAGACGATCTGGATGACGCCGCGCTCGTGTGTGGTGATGACCTCTGGGCTGCTCATTAGAGTTTTTTGATGACCGCTTTTTTGCGGAGTAGCTCCATCCATTCCTTCACGGCTTTGCTGGACTTTTCCTGCTGGATGCGGCGCTGGATGTCCACGCGCATTTTTTCCAGTGTGGGGGCTTCACCGAGCTTTTTCGCGTCACAACTGATGATGATGTAGTTCGTTTCTTTTTCGATGACGGGGCTGATGCCGCCGGTCTTCAGGCCCATGGCGGTATTGGCAATGAGGGGGTCCAGATCCGTGACGGACATCCATTCCCATGCTCCACCGAATTCTGCCCGGCTGTCTTGTGAGTAAGAACGGGCCAGTGTGGCGAAGTCCGAGCCATTGACGATTTTGGAGCGGACATCATTGGCGAAGCGGCGCTGGTTCTCAGGGGTGGCATTCGCTTCCACGCTGAATTTCGGGATCGAGATGGTGGAGATTTTCACCTGACCACCGACACGCCATTCATCGACGTGTTTTTTGTAGAAGTCCTCGACCTCCTTTGGGGTGGGGGGCGACTGCTCGCCGGCGTGTTGAGCACGCATGACATTGGCGACGATGCTTTTTTCCTGCATCTCACGGA harbors:
- a CDS encoding peptidylprolyl isomerase — translated: MSNGVAAVVQGKPITKSEVRDTIRIQEQMLTYQLQNDPAQLQKEVNHLRANALDALIDRELILIEFAKKGGVIRPQYVDDQINNIVREGYKGDRAALVNDLAKAGMSMKKFREMQEKSIVANVMRAQHAGEQSPPTPKEVEDFYKKHVDEWRVGGQVKISTISIPKFSVEANATPENQRRFANDVRSKIVNGSDFATLARSYSQDSRAEFGGAWEWMSVTDLDPLIANTAMGLKTGGISPVIEKETNYIIISCDAKKLGEAPTLEKMRVDIQRRIQQEKSSKAVKEWMELLRKKAVIKKL
- the dnaJ gene encoding molecular chaperone DnaJ, coding for MADKRDYYEVLGVSRDVSAEDLKKAYRKLAVQFHPDKNPGDKTAEDKFKQVGEAYDVLSDADKRAAYDRYGHAAFTQGGMGGPAGAGGGGGGFHDAYDIFNQMFGGGGGGGGGIFEAFFGGGGGRQRRSDGPQRGSDLRIGIEISLEDAAHGIEREIDYKRLHSCKTCRGNGSTSGAGKKTCRTCGGHGQVIMSRGIFQVQQTCPDCKGEGETVSDPCRDCRGSGMSEEKAKVRVKVPAGIEDGSRLRSTGNGNAGVKNGPNGDLYVVVQVRGHEIFEREGDDLHCHMPLSFPVAALGGEIMVPTMGGKAAVKIPAGTQNGTTFRLRGKGMPVLGSSATGDLYVHVQIAVPTKLNSDQRSQLDAYAKSLGETTSPMEESFFEKAKKFFK